The Gasterosteus aculeatus chromosome 12, fGasAcu3.hap1.1, whole genome shotgun sequence DNA window AGTAGCTTTTATTAGAGCAATATTTGAAGGTACATGACTAATCATTCGCTGGGACTACAAACAACACAGTGTCCTCAGAGCGTCTCATAAAGTCCGTAGAGAGAGAATCGCCGTTGAGCTCCTTTCTCCCCGTGACGCCACATCTAACGGCGCCATGATGATAGCTGTTGTACTCTTTATGCACAATGTCTCCCCACACAAAATGCCAGCGATCCCTCGGATTGAAACCTGTTATGTGCATTTAGAGACGCATGCCGACATGAGAGATGTGTGCTGGCGGCTGGATTACAGAGCTCCTGCCGGATGACCTCaggcacaaaaacacatcacctcctccctgCACTCACATGTCGCGCTAGTTTCAACGTGAATGCAATTATCAGCAAGCCATAATTACTGGCTGTCACAGCCGGAACCTCATTGATCTAACCGAGAGCCTGCATGTTACCACTTGTTAAATACTAGCAAGGGTTCCTTTAAATTACCCAGTGATCCCACATGTAAATGTCTTTGATGAGAAAGTCTCACATATGAAAACTCGTACGCATGCACGCGATAAGTCTATATGTTTGCGTataaaagaacaataaaaagaCACCGACCCGCGGCGGCATAGGTCGGCCTTATAACAGGAAACATAGCCGGCCTGCCCAGTTATCAAGGACAGAAGACGCAGACTAGAGACGCCTCGAAAAACGCATCTCTTTCTGGGACTTCTGAGACTTCAGCCTGCTTGAAAGTGTGCAACCAGTCTTTTGAATAGTGACGCACTTTGTGAGCCTTCGGTGCAGACGGTGAAGTAGAAGCCGGTGAGCGACGCAGTGTCCTCGGCTGCACCGACCTTTGTGCTTGAGATGGAGGAGAACTTCCACATgcatgtgcgtgtctgtgcgttaAATGTCCTGCCCTCAGGTCAGTGTGCTCCACTCTTTGCTAGATAACAGCCTCTCTCCTTGATAATAACCACTCAGTGTCTATTAATAAACTCTCAGGacagaggacccccccccccctccacacccccgGTTTCTGTCCCGTTCTCCTGCTGACCGTCTCCCTGTGCCCTGGCATTGAGGGCAGTGAAGTATTAAGGTCATATATCTCCTGCTGTTTTCTTCATGTTCTCCTTTCGGGTCCGGTCCATAACTAGTTACTGTGAATAACAGCATACTTAATCCCACCTCTCTACCCGAACTGTCAAGATCAAGTCGGTTTACAAAGTAAACGTGCATCGTTTAAAGCGGTTATTGATAAATGAGGATGTAAAATGTACTTTCAGTTCCTCAGACGGCATTGACCTGGAGCTCACCTGCATGTCGGAGCTGGTGAAGGTGCACCCGGATACATAGTTGGTGTGCATGGCAACGGACTTCTTCTTTGTATTTAAATTCTCATTTTTGTCAAGGGACAGCGGGAACACCGAGCACTTGTTATCCAAGCCGCTTTGGGAGGAGACAGCAAACGAGAAGTTAGATGATGTCTTAGTAGAATAGTAGTAGACGATAAAAACACCAGGTTGGATGACGCGTGACGATCCACGCTGACAGAAATGATGACCGAGTATTAAATTAACGTTCCTCAAATGATGTGTCATATCCAGAATATTGGATAAAACACATTAGCAGTAACTAACAATACACATTTACAGACGAATTAAGTATCTGTAAAaggtatttatttataaaatacaaCTCCATTCTAATAATTTATGTtttcacaaacacttcaacccaataagataatatatataaaatacataaacattttctttcacattaTGAATAAACTTTGTATGAAAACTACTTTAAATATGTAAATTCActttactgttttttgttgATCCTTGATGACCAGAATGAGGATTTCAGGGAGTGAAAAGAAGGAATTCTCTGTACTCACCCGCATGCCACAGCACAGCCCGAGGGGGCATAAGCACACGCCAAAACCCAAGTACACGGCAGCGTTACCCCGTGTTCCTGTAACACATGGTTCGGTAATTGTTATTGGTATGAAGATACATATTCTTTAATAAGCATGAACCAAATCCTCTCTTACACACGTACAGCCACACATACAGCTCAGTAGACCCGTATATATATAATGAGTCTGGTCCGATTCCATCCATTATGGGCAAATCAGGCGGAATCCTCCTGGCTGATATTTAAGTGGACTCAGGCacgcacaataacacacacacacacacacacacacatgtgagcaCAGTCATTCTAGgtgacagatggatggatgatcgTTAAACGCATGTGATGGTGTTACGTCCTCTGTCTCTGAGGAGCATCGCGGGATCGCAGTCCGTTCGGCATCCTGCTCGGCGGGAGGAATCCATTCACGGTGATTGTTAATCTAATGACTTCATGCATGCCGAATGCACAAAAGCGATACTTCACTTATCATTAAGAGAAAAGCTTAACCCACGTGTTCGTAGTTCACAGGTAGCAGCTACTTTAGTGTCTTGTATTCGGTCTAGGACTTGGACAAAGTCGTGTAACattatgtatttgtatgtatttggtTTCTCTTGAAGCACTATTGAAAAACATGTCCACCTGTTCTCTGAGTTTCACCGTGATGTCTGTGATGTTTTAGGGGGATTGCAGCTGTTTTATATGGAAAATGTCCCCCTTTGGTCCAAAAGCATAGATTTGTATCATATCTTGTCTTGTCTCAAGTTGTCCCGCCTTGTCTTACAACACAGACTTGTACTCACCTTATTCAGAGTAAATGCATCCCAGACGATCACTTTGCCAtcctaaaaaaaagagaagaaaatctTCATTACATCAAAAATAAACAAGGCCATCTCTTTGTAAAGAGGACAGTTGTCATATAGAAGTGcattacatctgtgtgtgtgtgtgtgtgtgtgtgtgtgtgtgtgtgtgtgcctaccTGTGAAGAGCTGACTAGACGGCGCTTGTCTTTACACCAGTCCATGCACAGCACCTTGTTCCCATGACCCTTCAGGACCCGTCTGGTCTTTATGGAGAGGGGCGCCAAGACTTCAATCTTCTCAGCCACTTGGctcactgagacacacacacacacacacacacacacacacacacacacacacacaagtacacgtAGGAATACACAAAACAATGCACAGATGTACTTGTACAGGTGGGCTGCAGAGCGCCTGCGTGGTGGTAAACAGAAGCAGCAGTTACAGCTGATTTGAACTGATTCTTCATACTTGATGTAATTGTAGTAGTTGGGAATGCAGCGCAGCAAATGTCATTTTACTGTGTAGAAAAGGTAAACTGCTGAGCTCACTAAGTCTTAAAGGCCACAACGAAGCGCAGCTGCGCGCGTTAAAGTTTCCTCCTCGGCGCGCGACACTCACGCTCGATGTCGCTGAGCTTCgcgcgctcctcctccagcttcttcttcaggCTGTCGCTCTCCTTCTTCAGCGACGCCGCGCTCTCCCCGGCCTGGAGGCCCTGAGTCGCCATCTTCCGAGGGGAGAGAAGAGCGACCCTCAGCAGGGAGCGGACAGGGGAAGAGGGACGGGCGACTCgggagggggagcgggggggggggggggggcgttcggTGGTTAGAGGTTCGCGAGGGACGCTCGCGAGTGTCACTTTCACAGCTCTGCTGCGGCGTGTGAACTCACTCCCTCTAATATCCCtccaacccccctcctccattcCCCCTGCATtaaccctccatcctccccccctctccattCCCCCTGCATTAACCCCCCATCCTGAGGGATCCATTGTGAGGGATCGATCATTGAACCAAAGCTAAAATGCAATTCATCGAGGATACATTCTAAAAGAGTTTGTGATCGCAGATTTACGTTGTCATGACGAGgagttttaattaaatttaGGATTTCACTTGCGTTCACTTTTCTTGCCAAAAAATGTTCCTGTATTTCCCTTAATCACACATAATTGCACcattcagattattattcattttttagacTATACGTAGAGTGACAAAGAGAGTCCTCAtgacgcctgtgtgtgtgtgtgtgtgtgtgtgtgtgttatagacACTTATACAGATGCAGGTCAAAAGGTGCTTCTGCGTGACGTGTGGTCAGATAAACAGCACATTAAACTAGAGATGCGTTATAGATGTCTGGCCGGTTGCTCTCATCATAAATGTGGGATGAGAATAGACGGCACAGAGAACACGTCCCTGTGGGTCGACTCAGTGTGGAcattcattctctctctttttacagCTGACGCAATCAATCAAACTTTGCTGTAGTTTGCAATGAATTTATGTGGCGGCTTCTGTGATGAGGAGCATGAAGGGAAAGAAACGTACCACTTCCACACAGAAGGAGCAGTAGTTTGTGGCCTCGGACTTAATGTAGATATTCATAAGCGGACTGGCTTTCCCGCAGCAGTCGCAGGGGCCGAAAGTGATGGCCACGAACGTCTGGTCGCACATGGCTGCAGATGATCGACAACAAGCCctgtggaaaacacacacaaacataaacactCTATCACCTACATGATATTTTGGTTTATAGAGGCGCTTTTGATTTCCTTTATTGTTGTGTGACCACTTggcctgcttgtgtgtgtgtgtgtgtgtgtgtgtgtgtgtgtgtgtgtgtgtgtgtgtgttaggagaTAAGTAGATTGTAATCTACTCCGGCTTGATCCTTCTCTGAGCTCCAGAGGGAAGAAGTGCAGCACAGCTATTCTGGGAACTGCACAACTCCAAGCAACACAGATCCATAACAACGAAATTACACCTCACTACTTCTCCCATCCTCATTATATCAttgacattattatttttgaatAGTAAATTCTCTAATATAAATTAATCAATACGCTTAAGACACAACTAAGTGGACTGATGTGTCATTTCCTTCAATTTGTTTCAGGTACATTtagtaaaaataaagaaaatcacaggctgctactgagggaatcctcaTGGTCAAGATGAAACTAGTATAATTTACTGCTGTCGAACTTCATCCAGG harbors:
- the gnb5b gene encoding guanine nucleotide-binding protein subunit beta-5b → MCDQTFVAITFGPCDCCGKASPLMNIYIKSEATNYCSFCVEVMATQGLQAGESAASLKKESDSLKKKLEEERAKLSDIELSQVAEKIEVLAPLSIKTRRVLKGHGNKVLCMDWCKDKRRLVSSSQDGKVIVWDAFTLNKEHGVTLPCTWVLACAYAPSGCAVACGGLDNKCSVFPLSLDKNENLNTKKKSVAMHTNYVSGCTFTSSDMQILTSSGDGTCALWDVESGQLLQSFHGHTADVLSLDLAPSETGNTFVSGGCDRKANVWDMRSGQNIQSFECHESDINCVKYYPSGDAFASASDDATCRFYDLRADREVAVYQKDSIIFGASTVDFSLSGRLLFAGYNDYTINVWDVLKGTRVSALFGHENRVSRVRVSPDGTALCSASWDNTLRIWS